One genomic region from Bacillus sp. SLBN-46 encodes:
- a CDS encoding YwpF-like family protein, translating into MKSFKLYSLDVMDGETSVEVPLEDGLILNKEDERSTWLLEAYTDLSLYDFFKTIHDQSRDLIVEAVITKKENTPAYFQTKIVSLKQFEKHISVLFEGHLRRNKSDYSELLLDSLMQKGLEGPALLNEFKEKMKSKPKIKVKNP; encoded by the coding sequence ATGAAATCTTTTAAGTTATACTCATTGGACGTTATGGATGGTGAAACTTCGGTTGAAGTTCCGTTAGAAGACGGCTTGATTCTTAATAAGGAAGATGAGCGCTCCACCTGGCTGCTTGAGGCGTATACAGATTTGTCCCTCTATGATTTTTTTAAAACGATTCACGATCAAAGCCGCGATTTAATCGTTGAAGCTGTGATTACGAAGAAAGAGAACACGCCTGCTTATTTTCAGACGAAGATTGTTTCTTTGAAACAATTTGAAAAGCACATCAGCGTGTTGTTCGAAGGTCATCTCCGCCGTAATAAAAGTGATTACTCAGAGTTGCTTCTCGATAGCCTGATGCAAAAAGGGCTGGAGGGCCCTGCTCTTCTTAATGAATTTAAGGAGAAAATGAAGAGTAAACCGAAGATTAAAGTAAAAAACCCTTAA
- the ssb gene encoding single-stranded DNA-binding protein — protein MINQVTLVGRLTKDPELKKTPEGISVAHVTLAVSRHFRNQNGEIEADFVQCALWRKAAENTCQYCRKGSVVGITGRLQTRNYENKEGKRVYVTEVVVETIRFLSAKPHDVVTEQKREETTVGV, from the coding sequence ATGATTAATCAGGTCACGCTTGTTGGCCGACTGACGAAGGATCCAGAATTAAAGAAGACGCCAGAAGGAATTTCAGTCGCACATGTCACGCTGGCAGTCAGCCGACATTTTCGGAACCAAAACGGGGAGATTGAGGCCGATTTCGTGCAATGCGCACTTTGGCGGAAAGCCGCTGAAAACACGTGCCAATACTGCCGGAAGGGCTCTGTGGTAGGAATCACTGGCAGATTGCAAACCCGAAATTACGAAAATAAAGAGGGAAAAAGAGTGTACGTTACAGAGGTGGTGGTGGAAACAATCCGTTTCCTAAGTGCCAAACCTCACGACGTGGTGACAGAACAAAAAAGGGAGGAAACGACCGTTGGAGTATAG
- a CDS encoding 3D domain-containing protein has protein sequence MQKTTKRIILMLLTMMLCVSGNMITYAQTNSDALHNAKQALDEKTRLVEQKEQEKQAVNKEIENIQHELESLYNTITANKDAMAKTQKKMDEINQLIEEKKEEIVQLEDKILARKDIMKQRAVAMQQNNNINLMINLFFESNSISDFIQRASAASTLIDADKDILTAQKEDLQQIEKDKEEIDKQEQSLEKERQTLAVQQAELDQNLQKRQETLTVMQEKYNSIVQQMALAEQQKSGIESQMKTIQAKISQEQAAAKVRPVSATSSIPSNDTGVAISGKEMYVTATAYTPYDSGSITALGYNIRANPNMKLIAVDPSVIPLGSKVWVEGYGVAIAGDTGGAIKGHKIDILLPTKAQALQWGRRTVKVVILQ, from the coding sequence ATGCAAAAGACAACTAAGCGTATAATTCTCATGTTACTTACAATGATGTTATGTGTATCAGGGAATATGATTACATATGCACAAACCAATAGTGATGCCCTACATAATGCAAAACAAGCGCTAGATGAAAAAACTAGATTAGTAGAGCAAAAAGAGCAAGAAAAACAAGCCGTGAATAAAGAAATAGAAAATATTCAACATGAGTTAGAGTCTTTATACAACACCATTACGGCCAACAAAGATGCGATGGCCAAAACACAGAAAAAAATGGATGAGATTAATCAATTAATCGAAGAGAAGAAAGAGGAAATCGTCCAGTTGGAGGATAAAATCCTTGCCCGTAAAGATATTATGAAGCAGCGAGCTGTTGCAATGCAGCAAAATAATAATATCAACCTGATGATTAACCTATTCTTCGAATCTAACAGTATCTCGGATTTCATTCAGCGTGCGAGCGCTGCGTCCACCCTGATCGATGCAGATAAAGACATCTTGACGGCCCAAAAAGAGGACCTTCAACAGATTGAGAAGGACAAAGAAGAAATCGACAAGCAGGAGCAGTCACTCGAAAAAGAAAGACAAACTCTTGCCGTGCAGCAGGCAGAGCTTGATCAAAACCTGCAAAAGAGACAAGAAACTTTAACAGTCATGCAAGAAAAATATAATAGCATCGTGCAACAAATGGCGCTTGCCGAGCAGCAGAAATCTGGCATTGAGTCACAAATGAAAACCATTCAGGCAAAAATCAGCCAAGAGCAGGCAGCGGCAAAAGTTCGTCCTGTTTCAGCAACTTCTTCTATACCAAGCAATGATACTGGTGTAGCTATCAGCGGCAAAGAGATGTATGTAACAGCAACGGCTTATACTCCGTATGATTCTGGATCGATTACGGCTTTAGGTTATAATATCAGGGCTAACCCGAATATGAAATTAATTGCTGTCGACCCATCCGTCATTCCACTTGGAAGTAAAGTGTGGGTAGAAGGATACGGTGTAGCAATCGCTGGTGACACGGGCGGTGCTATCAAGGGTCACAAAATTGATATCCTCTTGCCAACGAAAGCACAGGCGCTACAATGGGGAAGAAGAACCGTAAAAGTTGTTATTTTACAATAG
- a CDS encoding HIT family protein, which produces MSYAENCPFCSPHQDKEQHIIFENETCYFLQHNREQDVLEGSGVIVPKKHLANAFELTPEEWNDTYELLQKAKDYLDETYAPDGYTLGWNVGEASNQTILHSHLHVIPRYNDEPLAGKGLRYWLKQPENMREKLKKA; this is translated from the coding sequence GTGAGTTACGCAGAAAATTGCCCGTTCTGTTCCCCACATCAAGATAAGGAACAGCATATTATATTTGAAAATGAGACGTGTTACTTTTTGCAGCATAATCGTGAGCAGGATGTGTTGGAAGGCTCTGGTGTGATTGTCCCGAAAAAGCACCTTGCAAATGCGTTCGAGCTGACACCAGAAGAGTGGAACGATACGTATGAGCTTTTACAAAAAGCGAAGGACTATCTCGATGAAACTTACGCACCAGATGGCTATACTCTTGGATGGAATGTCGGTGAGGCTTCCAATCAAACAATTTTGCATAGCCATTTACATGTTATTCCGAGGTACAATGATGAACCATTAGCAGGTAAAGGCCTTCGTTATTGGTTGAAGCAGCCGGAGAATATGCGGGAGAAACTGAAAAAAGCATAA
- a CDS encoding MFS transporter, with amino-acid sequence MNILKFHRNIKIRLFESFLSSTIGGMIFPFMAIYLSHHFGAKTAGLLLLVNVFIGIVINFFGGYFSDQFGRKKVIVFAETLRFFAFFTMMLSNSPWFFSPLLTFFTMTANSICWGLAGPATQAMLIDVSKPEERKAMYSIMYWANNLSIALGGIIGGFLFKNYLFELLLALSAAALLTWVLITFFIEESYATEKMVGKAVREHARGMLNGYKEVFLDRVFILFVLANLLVLSMEFQLTNYIGIRLANEMSEQHLFGWTFGGIEMLGFLRTENTILVVLMALVATKIVERFKDRHTVIVSCIVFVAGYAVIAFSNNIWLLFFAMLAATVAEVLRVPVEQNYMAVLPPEHARSSYMAVSGLTFNLAMLICSITVTLSSFLSSMATTIFITSMGVIGILLFYRVLPALDQRVHGDEAEVSLKSASHN; translated from the coding sequence ATGAATATCTTAAAGTTTCACCGAAATATCAAAATACGACTGTTCGAGTCCTTTTTAAGCTCAACCATCGGCGGAATGATTTTCCCATTTATGGCGATTTATTTATCTCATCATTTCGGCGCAAAAACGGCGGGCTTATTGCTGCTCGTTAATGTGTTCATCGGCATTGTTATTAACTTTTTCGGCGGTTATTTTTCTGACCAGTTTGGCCGGAAAAAGGTGATTGTGTTTGCCGAAACATTAAGGTTCTTTGCCTTTTTTACCATGATGTTAAGTAATTCCCCGTGGTTCTTCTCGCCATTGCTGACGTTTTTCACAATGACGGCGAATAGTATTTGCTGGGGACTGGCGGGGCCGGCCACTCAGGCGATGCTGATTGATGTGAGTAAGCCTGAGGAACGGAAAGCGATGTATTCGATTATGTATTGGGCCAATAACCTGTCGATTGCGCTCGGCGGTATCATCGGCGGATTTTTATTTAAAAATTACTTATTTGAATTGTTACTAGCATTGTCTGCGGCAGCTTTACTGACTTGGGTACTCATCACCTTTTTTATCGAAGAAAGCTACGCCACTGAAAAAATGGTTGGTAAGGCAGTCAGGGAGCATGCGCGCGGAATGTTGAACGGCTACAAGGAGGTTTTTCTCGATCGGGTGTTTATCCTATTTGTCTTAGCCAACTTGCTCGTTTTGTCGATGGAATTCCAGCTGACCAACTATATCGGGATTCGTCTGGCGAATGAGATGAGCGAACAGCATCTTTTCGGCTGGACCTTTGGTGGAATTGAAATGCTTGGTTTCCTGCGCACGGAAAATACAATTCTTGTCGTGTTGATGGCTTTGGTTGCTACCAAAATTGTAGAGCGCTTTAAGGATCGACATACCGTGATTGTTAGCTGTATTGTGTTTGTCGCGGGGTATGCGGTGATTGCGTTTTCCAATAATATTTGGCTGTTGTTCTTTGCGATGCTGGCAGCAACGGTGGCCGAAGTCCTCCGAGTGCCTGTGGAGCAAAACTACATGGCGGTGCTGCCGCCGGAGCACGCGCGTAGCTCTTATATGGCGGTGTCTGGATTAACGTTTAATCTCGCGATGCTCATTTGTTCCATCACCGTAACGTTGAGTTCGTTCTTATCCAGCATGGCAACCACGATTTTTATCACCAGCATGGGCGTCATCGGAATTTTGTTATTTTACCGGGTCTTGCCTGCTTTGGATCAACGGGTTCACGGGGATGAGGCAGAAGTATCCTTGAAGTCAGCGAGCCATAATTAA
- a CDS encoding MOSC domain-containing protein: MTYIPVLSINVRTPQDFTYGEKTLLSAIDKKPVLGKVFLSTLNFEGDQQADLNFHGGPDKAVCVYSHDHYSFWESVLNTKLEVGAFGENLTVKGITEEDIFIGDVFELGEAVVQVTQPRQPCFKLATKLNQPKLPLMVQHTGYTGFYFRVLQEGYVSNWDSLKLVKRIPESVSISYANKLKYKDKKNLDGMKKMLSLAELSKDWTETFANRLKELET; encoded by the coding sequence ATGACTTACATACCTGTCCTATCTATTAACGTGCGGACACCGCAGGATTTCACATATGGAGAGAAAACATTGCTTTCCGCCATCGATAAAAAGCCGGTTCTTGGAAAAGTGTTTCTATCGACACTAAATTTCGAAGGAGACCAGCAGGCTGATTTGAATTTTCACGGTGGGCCTGATAAAGCGGTTTGCGTCTATTCCCATGACCATTATTCCTTTTGGGAAAGTGTGCTTAATACGAAGCTTGAGGTCGGAGCCTTTGGCGAAAATCTGACGGTAAAAGGAATCACAGAGGAAGATATTTTTATCGGAGATGTGTTCGAACTTGGGGAAGCCGTTGTCCAGGTGACACAGCCACGGCAGCCTTGTTTTAAATTGGCGACCAAGCTGAATCAGCCAAAATTGCCTCTGATGGTGCAGCATACCGGCTATACCGGGTTCTATTTCCGTGTCTTACAAGAAGGCTATGTTTCCAACTGGGATTCTTTGAAACTAGTGAAACGAATTCCGGAAAGTGTGAGTATTTCTTACGCAAACAAACTGAAATATAAAGACAAGAAGAATCTCGACGGGATGAAGAAGATGCTGAGTCTCGCGGAGCTTTCAAAGGATTGGACGGAGACCTTTGCCAACCGTTTGAAGGAGCTAGAAACCTAG
- a CDS encoding YciI family protein: protein MFVILLNYIKPLEEVEKELEAHRTYLNKYYSLQKFICSGRQNPRVGGVILSNAENREEVETIIQEDPFYSKNIATYEIIEFTPTMHAEGFEQFITM, encoded by the coding sequence ATGTTTGTCATACTATTAAACTACATTAAGCCGCTTGAGGAAGTAGAAAAAGAATTAGAAGCACATAGAACCTACCTAAATAAATATTATTCCTTACAAAAGTTTATTTGTTCAGGTAGACAAAATCCAAGAGTAGGCGGAGTCATCCTTAGTAATGCGGAAAACCGAGAAGAAGTTGAAACCATCATCCAAGAAGACCCATTCTATAGCAAAAATATAGCCACCTACGAAATCATCGAGTTTACCCCAACTATGCATGCAGAAGGATTTGAACAGTTTATCACTATGTAA
- a CDS encoding winged helix-turn-helix transcriptional regulator yields the protein MEKKKYNISVEATLEVIGGKWKSVILCHLTHGKKRTSDLKRLMPNITQKMLTQQLRELEADGIINRIVYNQVPPKVEYELSEYGWSLQGILDSLCAWGEKHITKVYGDKFSVLEENVLNEPLKE from the coding sequence ATGGAAAAAAAGAAATATAATATATCGGTTGAAGCGACGCTGGAAGTGATCGGCGGGAAATGGAAGAGTGTGATTCTTTGTCATTTGACGCACGGGAAAAAGCGGACAAGCGATTTGAAGCGGCTGATGCCAAATATTACGCAGAAGATGCTAACCCAGCAGTTGCGTGAGTTAGAGGCGGATGGCATTATTAATCGAATTGTTTATAATCAAGTGCCGCCGAAGGTTGAGTACGAGCTGAGTGAATATGGCTGGTCGCTGCAAGGGATCCTCGATTCGCTTTGTGCCTGGGGCGAGAAGCATATTACCAAGGTATATGGCGATAAGTTCTCAGTGTTGGAGGAGAACGTATTGAATGAGCCGTTGAAGGAGTAG
- a CDS encoding MFS transporter produces the protein MSLNKKQSTLALLALAVSAFAIGTTEFISVGLLPLIAKDLHIPVTTAGLTVSLYALGVTFGAPVLTSLTSSMSRKTLLLWIMIIFIIGNSIAASATTISVLLAARIIAALSHGVFMSIGSTIAADLVPANRRASAISIMFSGLTVATVTGVPFGTFIGQQFGWRMAFILIVAIGIIGLFANMVLVPSFLKKGTQTSFGDQFKLLTNGRLLLVFIITALGYGGTFVVFTYLAPLLQDITGFKEGTVAIILLAYGVAIAIGNMVGGKLSNRNPIGSLFYMFIVQAVVLFVLMFTAPFKVAGLITIIFMGLLAFMNVPGLQVYVVMLAERFVPSAVDVASAINIAAFNAGIAIGSYLGGVITDSIGLIHTTWIGALMVLGAVILTGWSRALERKDQKANHFAKEAC, from the coding sequence ATGTCTTTAAATAAAAAACAAAGCACACTCGCACTGCTAGCCTTAGCAGTCAGTGCATTCGCCATCGGAACCACCGAATTTATCAGCGTCGGTCTACTGCCGCTGATTGCAAAGGATCTACACATACCTGTAACAACAGCAGGCCTAACAGTCTCGTTATATGCACTCGGCGTCACATTCGGAGCACCAGTCCTGACATCCCTAACATCCAGTATGTCACGCAAAACCTTACTGCTCTGGATCATGATTATTTTCATCATCGGCAACAGCATCGCCGCGAGCGCGACCACCATAAGCGTGTTACTCGCCGCCCGCATCATCGCAGCATTATCACACGGCGTCTTCATGTCGATCGGCAGCACCATTGCGGCTGACCTCGTGCCTGCCAACCGCCGCGCGAGCGCCATCAGTATCATGTTCTCAGGCCTCACCGTCGCCACCGTAACCGGCGTACCGTTTGGAACCTTCATCGGCCAACAATTTGGCTGGAGAATGGCCTTTATCCTAATTGTAGCCATCGGCATCATTGGCCTCTTCGCTAACATGGTTCTCGTTCCTTCCTTTTTGAAAAAAGGAACTCAAACAAGCTTCGGAGACCAGTTCAAGCTCCTGACCAATGGACGTCTTTTATTAGTATTTATTATCACAGCCCTGGGGTATGGCGGGACATTTGTTGTCTTCACCTATTTAGCACCATTACTACAGGATATAACAGGTTTTAAAGAAGGCACAGTAGCCATCATCCTACTAGCCTACGGTGTGGCCATTGCCATCGGTAACATGGTCGGTGGAAAGCTTTCAAACCGCAACCCGATTGGATCATTATTCTACATGTTCATCGTCCAAGCGGTAGTACTCTTTGTATTAATGTTCACCGCACCGTTTAAAGTGGCTGGTCTCATCACGATTATTTTTATGGGACTGCTGGCCTTCATGAACGTACCGGGACTACAAGTGTACGTCGTCATGCTAGCTGAACGATTCGTACCAAGCGCGGTCGACGTAGCGTCAGCCATCAACATCGCTGCCTTCAACGCAGGCATCGCCATCGGTTCCTACCTGGGTGGAGTCATCACCGACTCCATCGGCCTCATCCACACCACCTGGATTGGAGCCCTAATGGTCCTCGGCGCCGTCATCCTAACCGGCTGGAGCCGTGCCCTAGAACGCAAAGACCAAAAAGCTAATCACTTTGCAAAAGAGGCCTGCTAA
- a CDS encoding aldo/keto reductase yields MVKNLQDTTTLSNGVKMPWFGLGVFKVEEGSEVVESVKAAIRNGYRSIDTAAIYQNEEGVGQAIRESGIAREELFVTSKVWNADLGYESTIAAYETSLKKLGLDYLDLYLIHWPVAGKYKEAWRALETLYKEGRVKAIGVSNFHVHHLEDIMKDAEIKPMVNQVEYHPRLAQKEIRAFCLEHGIQLEAWSPLMQGQLLDNEVLQGIAQKYNKSVAQVILRWDLQYGVVTIPKSTKEHRIIENSQVFDFELTVEDMEAIDSLNQDQRVGPNPDNFDF; encoded by the coding sequence ATGGTTAAGAATTTACAGGATACTACAACGTTAAGTAATGGCGTGAAGATGCCTTGGTTTGGGCTTGGTGTGTTTAAAGTAGAAGAGGGATCTGAGGTAGTGGAGTCTGTGAAAGCAGCAATTAGAAACGGGTACCGCAGCATTGATACCGCGGCGATCTACCAAAACGAAGAGGGCGTAGGACAAGCCATCCGTGAATCAGGAATTGCCCGTGAAGAGCTATTCGTGACTTCCAAGGTATGGAACGCTGACCTTGGCTACGAATCAACGATTGCCGCTTACGAAACAAGCCTAAAGAAGCTAGGATTGGACTATCTAGACCTTTACCTAATCCACTGGCCAGTAGCTGGTAAATATAAGGAAGCATGGAGAGCGTTAGAGACCCTTTATAAAGAAGGCCGTGTAAAGGCAATCGGCGTAAGTAATTTCCATGTGCACCACCTAGAAGACATCATGAAGGACGCAGAAATCAAGCCAATGGTGAACCAAGTAGAATACCACCCTCGTTTAGCTCAAAAAGAAATACGTGCATTCTGCCTAGAGCATGGCATCCAGCTTGAAGCATGGTCACCATTAATGCAGGGCCAATTGCTCGACAACGAAGTACTTCAAGGAATTGCACAAAAATACAACAAATCTGTGGCTCAAGTCATCCTCCGCTGGGATTTGCAATACGGCGTCGTGACGATTCCAAAATCAACAAAAGAACACCGAATCATCGAAAACTCACAAGTATTCGATTTCGAACTTACCGTTGAGGACATGGAGGCCATCGACAGTCTTAACCAAGACCAACGTGTCGGTCCAAACCCAGACAACTTTGATTTTTAA
- a CDS encoding DUF2935 domain-containing protein: MVNQGFAGIYDSNNQMLVSPESFAAPPESLTEQLFIERSLTENKFWLRIMKEHSYFLSEGFDHHDKHLIQQTDRFYYYFQEQEKRAYQTPNNVTAVRKLNEDSIQLVLGLRNFKRNLLILIINCKVKGFNFPLLVDHIAREAEYFMRTLKKFNEGILDPIQDAIIKENVFWLKIMMEHSRFIASLLDQSERNLVKTASKFGDDFEVLLNQARDVESMLYKKSPTYPIIGKLNKDSESATHELRNFKQAGLDLIKTCQIRSVIDPLLADHVVREADHFLHMISVLEQRLKVKQQEEQSL, from the coding sequence ATGGTCAATCAGGGATTTGCCGGTATATATGACAGTAATAATCAAATGCTCGTTTCTCCTGAATCATTTGCCGCACCACCTGAATCATTGACGGAGCAGCTCTTTATTGAAAGATCATTAACTGAAAATAAATTTTGGTTAAGGATTATGAAAGAGCATTCGTATTTTTTAAGTGAAGGATTCGACCATCATGACAAACATCTTATTCAACAAACCGATCGTTTTTATTATTATTTTCAGGAACAGGAAAAGAGAGCGTACCAAACTCCCAACAATGTAACCGCAGTGAGAAAATTAAATGAGGACTCTATTCAATTGGTATTAGGATTAAGAAATTTCAAACGTAATCTCCTTATACTTATTATTAATTGTAAAGTAAAGGGGTTTAATTTCCCTCTGTTGGTCGATCATATTGCCCGAGAAGCTGAGTATTTTATGAGGACGTTAAAAAAGTTTAATGAGGGAATTTTGGACCCCATTCAGGATGCCATTATCAAAGAGAATGTATTTTGGCTTAAAATTATGATGGAACATTCACGTTTTATCGCTTCACTATTGGACCAGTCAGAACGAAATTTAGTAAAAACCGCAAGTAAATTCGGTGACGATTTTGAAGTTCTCCTTAATCAAGCTAGAGATGTTGAATCAATGCTATATAAGAAGAGTCCAACTTATCCGATAATCGGAAAGCTTAATAAGGATAGCGAAAGTGCAACACATGAACTGCGGAATTTTAAACAAGCGGGGTTAGATTTAATAAAAACATGCCAAATACGAAGTGTTATCGATCCATTGTTAGCAGATCATGTAGTAAGGGAAGCGGATCATTTCCTCCATATGATTTCTGTTTTAGAACAAAGATTAAAAGTAAAACAGCAAGAAGAGCAGAGTTTATAA
- a CDS encoding serine hydrolase domain-containing protein yields the protein MKQVIEKKLGKTVDSDAKVDHAYLLVHSDSLNLHLNLARGKTGDVPANPEQPFHTASIGKTFTAVLVAMLVEKGEISYEDRVAKFLPAELVQGLHIYKGTDYSQDLRINHLVSNTSGLPDYYELKPKTGPSFQELLFQEPSRFWTPEETIEWTKQHLTPKFAPGKGCHYSNTGFNLLGLIIEKVTGKPYHEVLHEYIFEPLGMKHSYLCHYSEPAMMSEYPVATIFMKDKKVDVTEHKSFSSIYAGGQTVSTSEDLFLFMKALEGGQLISRESLETMQQWTKMWIGVDYGFGLMRVRMQPFTQKYHVWGHLGSTGSFMLYSPGFDVYIIGNFNRTGYVGKSIRFVYSVLRNIAKATKK from the coding sequence ATGAAGCAAGTCATTGAAAAAAAGCTCGGCAAGACCGTAGATTCTGATGCTAAGGTTGATCATGCCTATTTGCTCGTTCACTCGGATTCTCTTAATCTCCATTTGAATTTAGCACGCGGAAAAACGGGTGACGTGCCTGCCAATCCTGAGCAGCCCTTTCATACGGCAAGCATTGGCAAGACGTTTACCGCAGTCTTAGTTGCGATGCTCGTAGAAAAGGGTGAAATTAGCTATGAGGATCGGGTTGCGAAATTTTTGCCGGCGGAATTGGTCCAAGGCTTGCACATTTATAAAGGCACTGATTACTCGCAGGATCTTCGGATCAATCATTTGGTTAGCAATACCTCTGGTTTGCCGGATTATTATGAGTTGAAGCCGAAAACGGGTCCTTCGTTTCAGGAATTGTTGTTTCAGGAACCGTCCCGCTTTTGGACTCCGGAGGAAACAATCGAATGGACGAAGCAGCATTTGACACCGAAGTTTGCACCGGGTAAGGGCTGCCACTATTCGAATACCGGCTTTAATCTGTTAGGGCTGATTATTGAAAAAGTAACCGGAAAGCCGTACCACGAAGTCTTGCATGAATACATATTTGAGCCGCTTGGGATGAAGCATTCGTATTTATGCCATTACTCGGAACCAGCGATGATGAGCGAATATCCTGTTGCCACTATTTTTATGAAGGATAAGAAGGTGGATGTAACAGAGCATAAGAGCTTTAGCAGTATTTATGCGGGTGGGCAAACGGTGAGCACATCTGAGGATTTGTTCCTTTTTATGAAGGCTTTGGAGGGTGGTCAGCTAATTAGCAGAGAGTCATTGGAGACGATGCAACAGTGGACGAAAATGTGGATCGGCGTCGATTATGGATTCGGGTTGATGCGAGTGCGGATGCAGCCTTTTACACAGAAGTATCATGTTTGGGGTCATTTAGGTTCGACGGGTTCGTTTATGCTGTATAGCCCTGGATTTGATGTGTATATCATTGGCAACTTTAATCGTACCGGATATGTGGGAAAAAGCATTCGATTTGTTTATTCGGTTTTGCGTAACATTGCGAAAGCTACAAAGAAGTAG
- a CDS encoding TetR/AcrR family transcriptional regulator, protein MGDFLKREKNKEYTRNKLIEVAMELFQKKEYQKTTIEEIAKLAGISKPTFFAYFDSKEQLLYAFDLKQIHTFELYMKEQLSPQGDLLLELREAIVQMAINLHTTHLLTQNMMHLVTINENYKRLLEDTFSIFRKVIKEVVEYGQQHDIIVMEVGAEDVAKDLSTIYLGTLVNWVITSGQGSLGNQMRSTLDHSLQRISMKWRNVNEASH, encoded by the coding sequence TTGGGTGATTTTTTGAAGCGGGAGAAGAACAAAGAATATACCCGGAACAAATTAATAGAGGTTGCGATGGAGCTTTTTCAAAAAAAGGAGTACCAGAAAACGACGATTGAAGAGATCGCAAAGCTAGCAGGTATAAGTAAGCCCACCTTTTTTGCCTATTTTGATTCGAAAGAACAGCTATTATATGCATTTGATCTTAAACAGATTCATACATTTGAACTATACATGAAGGAGCAATTAAGCCCTCAGGGAGATTTACTCCTAGAGCTGAGGGAAGCAATCGTCCAAATGGCTATAAATCTACATACAACCCACTTACTTACACAAAATATGATGCATTTGGTGACGATTAATGAAAATTATAAGAGATTGCTAGAGGATACCTTCTCTATTTTTCGAAAGGTAATAAAAGAAGTGGTTGAATACGGCCAACAACATGACATCATCGTAATGGAAGTGGGGGCCGAGGACGTAGCGAAGGACCTGTCAACGATTTACCTAGGCACGCTGGTTAACTGGGTTATCACCTCTGGGCAAGGGTCATTAGGCAATCAAATGAGGAGTACCCTCGATCATTCTTTACAAAGAATCAGTATGAAGTGGAGGAACGTTAATGAAGCAAGTCATTGA
- a CDS encoding alpha/beta hydrolase, translating to MGYFVPVEQGVNLYVEDINPSGSKTIVFIHGWPLSHKQFEYQFNVLPARGYRCIGIDWRGFGNSDKPVSGYTYDRLADDIRVVMGALQLENVTLVGHSTGGSIAIRYMSRYNGFGVSKLVLVDAAAPTGFTTETANKFLKDTLNDRPKMMQEVTDGFFFQYITPQFSDWFFQLGLQAAGWSTASVIVLLRDETVHADLPKIEAPTLIVHGIHDKVIPFQQAQELQRKIRNSQLVPFQYSGHGPFWEERDKFNQLLIQFTSL from the coding sequence ATGGGATATTTTGTTCCGGTAGAGCAGGGTGTAAATTTATATGTGGAAGATATCAATCCGAGCGGTAGCAAGACGATCGTGTTTATCCATGGTTGGCCTTTGAGCCATAAACAGTTTGAATATCAGTTTAATGTTCTCCCTGCAAGGGGGTACCGCTGTATTGGCATCGACTGGAGGGGCTTTGGAAATTCGGATAAGCCAGTGAGTGGATACACGTATGACCGACTGGCAGATGATATTCGTGTGGTTATGGGTGCCCTTCAATTAGAGAATGTGACGCTCGTGGGTCATTCTACAGGGGGATCGATAGCGATTCGATATATGTCTCGATACAACGGTTTTGGTGTGTCCAAACTAGTTCTTGTTGATGCGGCAGCTCCCACAGGATTTACAACAGAAACGGCGAATAAATTTCTGAAGGATACGTTAAATGATCGCCCGAAGATGATGCAGGAAGTGACAGATGGCTTTTTCTTTCAGTATATTACGCCCCAATTCTCGGATTGGTTTTTCCAATTGGGATTACAGGCAGCAGGGTGGTCGACTGCTTCAGTGATTGTTTTACTAAGAGATGAGACGGTGCATGCCGATCTTCCAAAAATAGAGGCACCCACGTTAATTGTTCATGGCATTCATGACAAAGTGATTCCCTTTCAGCAGGCACAGGAACTTCAGCGAAAAATAAGAAACTCACAGCTTGTCCCGTTTCAATATAGCGGTCATGGTCCTTTCTGGGAAGAACGTGACAAGTTTAATCAGCTCTTGATACAATTTACTAGTCTCTGA